A single window of Acetohalobium arabaticum DSM 5501 DNA harbors:
- a CDS encoding DUF378 domain-containing protein: protein MDTLDRLALILVIIGALNWGLIGLFEFDLVANLFGGQNAALSRLIYSLVGLAGLYSITFLFREETVPTDES, encoded by the coding sequence ATGGATACTCTTGATAGATTAGCACTTATTCTAGTAATTATTGGTGCTCTAAACTGGGGATTAATTGGATTATTTGAATTTGACTTAGTAGCTAATCTCTTCGGCGGACAGAATGCTGCACTTAGTAGATTAATTTATTCTTTAGTTGGACTAGCCGGCCTATACTCAATCACTTTCTTATTTAGAGAAGAAACCGTTCCAACTGATGAAAGCTAA